The Tepidanaerobacter syntrophicus genome includes the window GGTAACTTGTCCCATAGCAATTTATACAGAAGTATCGGTTAAACTGAACAATGAAAAAAACAAATACACATGCGACAGTAATCTGGAATGCAATAAAACAATCCAAGCAGTGAGAAAAACTCTCAAATATTTTAATGCCGTCGATCTGGGAGCAGATATAAAAGTTAAGAGCAATATACCTTGTGGGATAGGTCTTTCATCTAGCACAGCAGATATCACCGCAGCCTGTTTTGCCACAGCCCAAGCCCTTGGCGAGAGCATATCCCCTGATATAGTAGCTGATATAGCGCTTTCCATTGAACCCAGCGATGGCATAATGTATCCCGGAATCACGCTATTTGACCATATAGAGGGAAAAATACGAAAAAGATTAGGTTTTCTGCCGAAGATGGATGTTTATATTATAGATACAGGAGAAAAAGTCGATACTGAACAATTTAACAATATGAAAGAGTTAAGAGAAAAAAACCGACAAAAAGAGCCGGCTATCAAGGAAGCATTGAGCATTGTCTTTTCTGCGTTTCAAAAAAAAGATCTTAGACTTCTAGGCCAAGCCATGAAAATAAGTGCCCTGGCACATCAATC containing:
- a CDS encoding GHMP kinase; translation: MQGKAICPASCGEIIEGTIDNTNILVTCPIAIYTEVSVKLNNEKNKYTCDSNLECNKTIQAVRKTLKYFNAVDLGADIKVKSNIPCGIGLSSSTADITAACFATAQALGESISPDIVADIALSIEPSDGIMYPGITLFDHIEGKIRKRLGFLPKMDVYIIDTGEKVDTEQFNNMKELREKNRQKEPAIKEALSIVFSAFQKKDLRLLGQAMKISALAHQSILPKPHLPDIIDLGEKYSAIGINIAHSGSAIGMFFEKDYDINQNLWKELDAIMHNYSITYRITKTCTCGGGPKTIQIYSNKNLFQAKEKAEG